In Massilia forsythiae, one DNA window encodes the following:
- a CDS encoding hybrid sensor histidine kinase/response regulator, producing MSRRLGYFRLNSLRSRLMLLVALAILPLAVMTVVSGMREREHAIKASEENLRRLTGMAAANEAQSVEGARQILVDLASVPDLLKDTARCTSLLSDVLDRNEGFVNFGLIQLNGDVTCSAVPLLHPVNLGDRSHFRRAISERRFIAGDYVFGRVIKKHTINLTYPVIDRSGKVLAVVFAAMDLEGLDTYINDINLPAGSVLTTYDARGGVISRRPDPERHLGAKVSAAMKDALANAGQRAVTIRGEDGVERLHTFVRVGPQTLTDYTVTIGIPTETIISAARHDQVMSLLALAATTLLAMVAAWLVGDVLIVKRVRKLMGTAERIAAGDLEARSGIDYGNEEIGNLAQALDRMASALQKKETARSLAERELRAADQRKDEFLAMLAHELRNPLAPISTGAHLLKLLHSDNVQITQTCSIIVRQVDHMTGLVDDLLDVSRVTRGLVSLSTQVLDLKRVVDDAAEQIRPLITARRHRVVIDLPPLPCHVKGDHKRLVQVVANLLGNATKYTPEGGAIDLRLAADGHDYVLTVADDGIGMEPALVERVFDLFTQAERTPDRSQGGLGLGLALVKSLVELHGGAVHAASPGPGKGSTFTVRLPRHTQDVVLAPQPAARDGQDDGAPLRILLVDDNVDAVHTLQLFLRSAGHRVEVAYSAGDALELAKTLVPEVCLLDIGLPDFDGNELSRRLRTLPQAAGATLIAMTGYGRQQDRETAMAAGFDHYLVKPVNTTQLSDILAAAAEANIKR from the coding sequence TTGAGCCGCAGATTGGGATATTTCAGGCTGAACAGCCTGCGCAGCCGGCTGATGCTCCTGGTGGCGCTGGCGATCCTGCCGCTGGCCGTCATGACGGTGGTCTCCGGCATGCGCGAACGCGAACACGCCATCAAGGCGTCCGAGGAAAACCTGCGGCGCCTGACCGGCATGGCCGCCGCCAACGAGGCGCAGTCGGTCGAAGGCGCGCGCCAGATCCTGGTCGACCTGGCCAGCGTGCCCGACCTGCTGAAAGATACCGCCAGGTGCACCTCACTGCTGTCGGATGTCCTCGACCGCAACGAAGGCTTCGTCAACTTCGGCCTGATCCAGCTGAACGGCGACGTGACCTGCAGTGCGGTGCCGCTGCTGCACCCGGTCAACCTGGGCGACCGCAGCCACTTCCGCCGCGCCATCTCCGAACGCCGCTTCATCGCCGGCGACTACGTGTTCGGCCGCGTGATCAAGAAGCACACCATCAACCTCACCTACCCGGTGATCGACCGCAGCGGCAAGGTGCTGGCGGTGGTGTTCGCGGCGATGGACCTGGAAGGCCTGGACACCTACATCAACGACATCAACCTGCCGGCCGGTTCGGTGCTGACGACCTACGACGCGCGCGGCGGCGTCATCTCGCGCCGCCCGGACCCCGAGCGCCACCTCGGTGCCAAGGTCTCGGCGGCGATGAAGGATGCCCTCGCCAATGCCGGCCAGCGCGCCGTCACCATCCGCGGCGAGGACGGCGTCGAGCGCTTGCACACCTTCGTGCGCGTCGGCCCGCAGACGCTGACCGACTACACCGTCACCATCGGCATCCCGACCGAGACCATCATCTCGGCCGCGCGCCACGACCAGGTCATGTCGCTGCTGGCGCTGGCCGCCACCACGCTGCTGGCGATGGTGGCGGCCTGGCTGGTGGGCGACGTGCTGATCGTCAAGCGCGTGCGCAAGCTGATGGGCACCGCCGAGCGCATCGCCGCCGGCGACCTGGAGGCGCGCTCCGGCATCGACTACGGTAACGAAGAGATCGGCAACCTGGCGCAGGCGCTGGACCGGATGGCGTCCGCGCTGCAGAAGAAGGAAACCGCACGCTCGCTGGCCGAGCGCGAACTGCGCGCCGCCGACCAGCGCAAGGACGAGTTCCTGGCGATGCTGGCGCACGAGCTGCGCAATCCGCTGGCGCCGATCAGCACCGGCGCCCACCTGCTCAAGCTGCTGCACTCGGACAACGTCCAGATCACCCAGACCTGCTCGATCATCGTGCGCCAGGTCGACCACATGACCGGCCTGGTGGACGACCTGCTGGACGTCTCGCGCGTCACGCGCGGCCTGGTATCGCTGTCGACCCAGGTGCTGGACCTGAAACGCGTGGTCGACGACGCCGCCGAGCAGATCCGCCCGCTGATCACGGCGCGCCGCCACCGCGTGGTGATCGACCTGCCGCCGCTGCCCTGCCACGTCAAGGGCGACCACAAGCGCCTGGTGCAGGTGGTGGCCAACCTGCTGGGCAATGCCACCAAGTACACGCCGGAAGGCGGCGCCATCGACCTGCGGCTGGCGGCCGACGGCCACGACTACGTGCTGACCGTGGCCGACGACGGCATCGGCATGGAGCCGGCGCTGGTGGAACGGGTGTTCGACCTGTTCACCCAGGCAGAGCGCACGCCGGACCGCTCGCAGGGCGGCCTGGGCCTCGGCCTGGCGCTGGTGAAGAGCCTGGTGGAGCTGCACGGCGGCGCGGTGCATGCCGCCAGCCCCGGCCCCGGCAAGGGTTCGACCTTTACCGTGCGCCTGCCGCGCCACACCCAGGACGTGGTGCTGGCGCCGCAGCCGGCGGCGCGCGACGGCCAGGACGACGGCGCGCCGCTGCGCATCCTGCTGGTGGACGACAACGTCGACGCCGTGCACACGCTGCAGTTGTTCCTGCGCTCGGCCGGCCACCGCGTGGAAGTGGCCTATTCCGCCGGCGACGCGCTGGAACTGGCCAAGACCCTGGTGCCGGAAGTCTGCCTGCTCGACATCGGCCTGCCCGACTTCGACGGCAACGAACTCTCGCGCCGCCTGCGCACCCTGCCGCAGGCCGCCGGCGCCACCCTGATCGCCATGACCGGCTACGGCCGCCAGCAAGACCGCGAGACCGCGATGGCGGCCGGGTTCGACCATTACCTGGTCAAGCCGGTGAACACCACCCAGCTGTCGGACATCCTGGCGGCGGCGGCGGAAGCGAACATCAAGCGCTGA
- a CDS encoding pyridoxal phosphate-dependent aminotransferase, with product MHGRVETLRNEGRPVIDFSIAISHFPAPRVVLDAVAGVIERQRTLPYTSVVGELRLRRHLLAKLRSENGLEADSGEIIVTNGAKQALYEALYVTSDPGDGVLIFKPHWPAYVATAQLLGLRPILADLPDEITEEGLAALEPARIVIINNPHNPTGKVYTRRELECIRDWVARTGARVIVDESYEHLVFEGRQTSLAALCDWRGIGVVTIFSASQSYAMMGWRIGFALAPAEVVQAMQTLQGPITAAAPHLSQVAADAAFASGASPAMLADYRARRDLAVDLFAGTPWIVMHAPDSGPYLWGDVRGLTLDSAGFAEALLEAKQVAVLPGEALGAPGFIRLGYISDDVATLRDGIRRIVEFGDAYAAKSKK from the coding sequence ATGCACGGCCGTGTCGAAACCCTGCGCAACGAAGGCCGGCCGGTCATCGATTTCTCGATCGCGATCTCGCATTTCCCGGCGCCCAGGGTGGTACTGGATGCGGTAGCCGGCGTCATCGAGCGCCAGCGCACGCTGCCCTATACCAGCGTGGTCGGGGAGTTGCGCCTGCGCCGCCATCTGCTGGCCAAGCTGCGCAGCGAAAACGGGCTCGAGGCGGACAGCGGCGAGATCATCGTCACCAACGGCGCCAAGCAGGCGCTGTACGAGGCGCTGTACGTGACGAGCGACCCGGGCGACGGCGTGCTGATCTTCAAGCCGCATTGGCCGGCGTATGTGGCGACAGCCCAGCTGCTCGGATTGCGGCCGATCCTGGCCGACCTGCCCGACGAGATCACCGAGGAAGGCCTGGCGGCCCTGGAGCCGGCGCGGATCGTCATCATCAATAACCCGCACAACCCTACCGGCAAGGTGTACACTCGGCGGGAACTGGAATGCATCCGGGATTGGGTGGCCCGCACCGGCGCCCGCGTGATCGTCGACGAGAGCTACGAACACCTGGTATTCGAGGGCAGGCAGACCAGCCTGGCGGCGCTGTGCGACTGGCGCGGCATCGGCGTGGTGACGATCTTTTCGGCGTCGCAGAGCTACGCCATGATGGGCTGGCGCATCGGCTTCGCGCTGGCGCCGGCCGAGGTGGTGCAGGCGATGCAGACGCTGCAGGGGCCGATCACGGCGGCCGCGCCGCACCTGTCGCAGGTGGCGGCGGATGCCGCCTTCGCCAGCGGCGCCTCGCCGGCGATGCTGGCCGACTACCGCGCGCGGCGCGACCTGGCGGTCGACCTGTTCGCCGGGACGCCGTGGATCGTCATGCACGCCCCGGATTCCGGTCCGTACCTGTGGGGCGACGTGCGCGGGCTGACGCTGGACAGCGCCGGGTTCGCCGAAGCGCTGCTCGAGGCCAAGCAGGTGGCGGTGTTGCCCGGCGAAGCGCTGGGCGCGCCGGGTTTCATCCGGCTCGGCTATATCTCCGACGACGTGGCGACCCTGCGCGACGGCATTCGCAGGATCGTTGAATTTGGTGACGCCTATGCGGCAAAGAGCAAGAAGTAG
- a CDS encoding tetratricopeptide repeat protein, with translation MPPPPTDDLLRQALQLHQRGRLDAAAALYRQVLAQAPRQFDALHLLGVIARQQGDAAQAAALIRAALAVRPDQARAHCNLGAALQDLDDPTAALASYDEAVRLDPRYALAWDNRGNALRRLRRPQEALDSHERALALRPDYPEAWCHRAIALQELGCWAEAADSAARALRSRPAWTEALLALGNALQALERFDDAVAAYDRALAAADAAGAAAGPGAADAADAATGKAAAGANGAGPDQAPGGRADIWCARGAALKKAGAPQRALDSYERALALRPDYVLAWHYRANVLRALGRRDEAVAAYRRALELGADAAEIGFALAALGEGALPGAAPADYVKNLFDQYAPHFERHLVGVLGYRTPALLDALLRRHLAAPVETALDLGCGTGLCGPLLRPLARHLAGVDLSPRMLEAARAGGAYDELACADIGPWLDERRTGAGLALAADVLVYFGDLAPLFGQVRRALLPGGLFAFSVEAAQPGAAGYAILPSNRFAHAPAYVERCALDAGFTVVEREDAVLRREDGRDVAGCLVLLRAGTAIAAPG, from the coding sequence ATGCCGCCGCCCCCGACCGACGACCTGCTCCGGCAAGCGCTGCAACTGCACCAGCGCGGCCGGCTGGACGCGGCGGCCGCCCTGTACCGGCAGGTACTGGCGCAGGCGCCGCGCCAGTTCGACGCGCTGCATTTACTGGGCGTCATCGCGCGCCAGCAGGGCGATGCGGCGCAGGCGGCGGCCCTGATCCGCGCCGCGCTGGCAGTGCGGCCGGACCAGGCGCGCGCGCACTGCAACCTGGGCGCCGCGCTGCAGGACCTGGACGATCCCACGGCGGCGCTGGCCAGCTACGACGAGGCGGTGCGCCTGGATCCGCGCTACGCGCTGGCCTGGGACAACCGCGGCAACGCGCTGCGCCGCTTGCGGCGTCCCCAGGAAGCGCTGGACAGCCACGAGCGCGCGCTGGCCCTGCGCCCGGACTATCCGGAAGCCTGGTGCCACCGCGCCATCGCGCTGCAGGAACTGGGTTGCTGGGCGGAGGCCGCCGACAGTGCGGCGCGCGCGCTGCGATCGCGTCCGGCCTGGACCGAAGCGCTGCTGGCGCTCGGCAATGCGCTGCAGGCGCTGGAGCGCTTCGACGACGCGGTGGCGGCTTACGACCGCGCGCTGGCGGCGGCGGATGCGGCGGGTGCTGCGGCCGGGCCAGGTGCGGCGGATGCGGCCGATGCGGCGACGGGCAAGGCGGCGGCCGGCGCGAACGGCGCCGGGCCGGACCAGGCGCCCGGCGGGCGCGCCGACATCTGGTGCGCCCGCGGCGCCGCCCTGAAAAAGGCGGGCGCGCCGCAACGGGCGCTGGACAGCTACGAGCGCGCGCTGGCGCTGCGGCCGGATTACGTCCTGGCCTGGCATTACCGCGCCAACGTGCTGCGCGCCCTCGGGCGCCGCGACGAGGCCGTGGCCGCCTATCGCCGCGCGCTGGAACTCGGCGCCGACGCCGCCGAGATCGGCTTCGCGCTGGCCGCGCTGGGCGAAGGCGCCCTGCCCGGCGCCGCCCCGGCCGACTACGTCAAGAACCTGTTCGACCAGTACGCGCCGCACTTCGAGCGCCACCTGGTCGGGGTGCTCGGCTACCGCACGCCGGCGCTGCTGGACGCACTGCTGCGGCGCCACCTGGCCGCGCCGGTGGAAACTGCGCTCGACCTGGGCTGCGGCACCGGCCTGTGCGGCCCGCTGCTGCGTCCGCTGGCGCGGCACCTGGCCGGGGTCGACCTGTCGCCGCGCATGCTGGAGGCGGCGCGCGCCGGCGGCGCCTACGACGAACTGGCCTGCGCCGACATCGGCCCCTGGCTGGACGAGCGCCGCACCGGCGCCGGCCTGGCGCTGGCGGCCGACGTGCTGGTCTACTTCGGCGACCTGGCGCCGCTGTTCGGGCAGGTGCGCCGGGCGCTGCTGCCGGGCGGGCTGTTCGCGTTCTCGGTGGAGGCGGCGCAGCCCGGCGCCGCCGGTTATGCGATCCTGCCCTCGAACCGCTTCGCCCATGCGCCGGCCTATGTCGAGCGCTGCGCGCTGGACGCCGGCTTCACGGTCGTCGAACGCGAGGACGCCGTGCTGCGGCGCGAGGACGGGCGCGACGTGGCGGGCTGCCTGGTGCTGCTGCGCGCAGGCACCGCAATAGCGGCGCCAGGCTAG
- a CDS encoding phosphoribosyltransferase — protein MTEIRRFKNRLQAGRLLAQQLGRHARQADAIVLALPRGGVPVGFAAARRLGIALDVLVVRKLGLPRHEEFAMGAVGSGGVRVLQPGVPGLMGVTQAEVDAVTARELAELQRRERVYRGGRPEPDLAGRSVILVDDGVATGSTMLAAIQVTRRRRPGMLALAIPVAPPDTVRRLAPQVDRLVCLLAPPGFQSVGQWYDAFDQTTDAQVQDLLATAWHAQAASISHPTGGPHRELLDQRHKS, from the coding sequence ATGACCGAGATCCGCCGCTTCAAGAACCGCCTGCAGGCCGGCAGGCTGCTGGCGCAGCAGCTGGGCCGGCATGCACGCCAGGCCGACGCCATCGTGCTGGCCCTGCCGCGCGGCGGGGTGCCGGTCGGGTTCGCGGCCGCCAGGCGGCTCGGCATCGCGCTCGACGTCCTCGTCGTGCGCAAGCTCGGCCTGCCGCGCCACGAGGAGTTCGCCATGGGTGCGGTCGGCAGCGGCGGCGTGCGCGTGCTGCAGCCGGGCGTGCCGGGGCTGATGGGCGTCACCCAGGCCGAGGTCGACGCCGTCACCGCGCGCGAGCTGGCCGAATTGCAGCGGCGCGAACGCGTCTACCGCGGCGGCCGCCCGGAACCCGACCTGGCCGGGCGCAGCGTGATCCTGGTCGACGACGGCGTCGCCACCGGCTCCACCATGCTGGCGGCGATCCAGGTGACGCGGCGGCGCCGGCCCGGCATGCTGGCGCTGGCGATTCCGGTGGCGCCGCCCGACACCGTGCGCAGGCTGGCGCCGCAGGTCGACCGGCTGGTGTGCCTGCTGGCGCCGCCGGGCTTCCAGTCGGTCGGCCAGTGGTATGACGCCTTCGACCAGACCACCGACGCGCAAGTGCAGGATTTGCTGGCCACCGCCTGGCATGCGCAGGCGGCGTCGATTTCCCACCCAACCGGAGGACCGCATCGTGAACTTCTCGACCAACGACACAAGTCTTGA
- a CDS encoding erythromycin esterase family protein, giving the protein MADRDTIAAIRSAAVPLDGGAHDHDALLDLVGDARFVLLGEATHGTREFYQERARITRRLIEEKGFHAVAVEADWPDAYRVNRYVRGQGGDRDAEHALRGFQRFPNWMWRNTDVQQFVEWLHRHNGASGSAPVGFYGLDLYSMFTSIGEVLAYLDKVDPHAAGQARERYACFDHYREDTQHYGYTASLDLSESCEQGVITQLGMMQARALDYMARDGDEEAFFYAQQNARLVKNAEEYYRTMFRGRISSWNLRDSHMAETLDALAARLSKDGEPARIVIWEHNSHIGDARATEVGELGEWNVGELARKAYGDAVRLIGFSTYDGFVTAASEWDGAAEHKRVQPGLAGSYEALLHETGIPRFILPLRTPGAARDALLGPRLERAIGVIYLPRTERHSHYFSASMARQFDAVIHIDRTSALRPLDPGGGWHAEEPPETYPGGL; this is encoded by the coding sequence ATGGCAGACCGAGACACCATTGCCGCCATCCGCAGCGCCGCCGTGCCCTTGGACGGCGGCGCCCATGACCACGACGCCCTGCTCGACCTGGTCGGCGACGCGCGCTTCGTGCTGCTGGGCGAAGCCACCCACGGCACCCGCGAGTTCTACCAGGAACGCGCCCGCATCACCCGGCGCCTGATCGAAGAAAAGGGTTTCCATGCCGTCGCGGTGGAAGCCGACTGGCCGGACGCCTATCGCGTCAACCGCTACGTGCGCGGCCAGGGCGGCGACCGCGACGCCGAACACGCGCTGAGAGGCTTCCAGCGTTTTCCCAACTGGATGTGGCGCAACACCGACGTGCAGCAGTTCGTCGAATGGCTGCACCGCCACAACGGGGCATCCGGGTCAGCGCCGGTCGGCTTCTACGGACTCGACCTGTACAGCATGTTCACCTCGATCGGCGAAGTGCTGGCCTACCTGGACAAGGTCGATCCGCACGCGGCCGGCCAGGCACGCGAGCGCTACGCCTGCTTCGACCACTACCGCGAAGACACCCAGCACTACGGCTACACGGCCAGCCTGGACTTGTCCGAATCGTGCGAACAGGGCGTGATCACGCAGCTGGGCATGATGCAGGCACGGGCGCTCGACTACATGGCACGCGACGGCGACGAGGAAGCCTTCTTTTACGCCCAGCAGAATGCGCGCCTGGTCAAGAATGCCGAGGAATACTATCGCACCATGTTCCGCGGCCGCATTTCGTCATGGAACCTGCGCGACAGCCACATGGCAGAAACGCTGGACGCGCTGGCAGCACGCCTGTCGAAAGATGGCGAGCCGGCCAGGATCGTGATCTGGGAACACAACTCGCACATCGGCGACGCCCGCGCCACCGAGGTCGGCGAGCTGGGCGAATGGAACGTGGGCGAACTGGCGCGCAAGGCCTACGGCGATGCGGTGCGCCTGATCGGCTTTTCGACCTACGACGGCTTCGTCACCGCCGCGTCCGAATGGGATGGCGCGGCCGAGCACAAGCGGGTGCAACCCGGCCTGGCCGGCAGCTACGAGGCATTGCTGCACGAGACCGGCATCCCGCGCTTCATACTGCCCTTGCGCACGCCCGGCGCGGCGCGCGACGCCCTGCTGGGGCCACGCCTGGAACGCGCGATCGGCGTGATCTACCTGCCGCGCACCGAACGCCACAGCCACTATTTCTCCGCCAGCATGGCGCGCCAGTTCGACGCGGTGATCCACATCGACCGCACCAGCGCGCTGCGGCCGCTCGACCCGGGCGGCGGCTGGCATGCGGAAGAACCGCCGGAAACCTATCCGGGCGGTTTGTAA
- a CDS encoding isochorismatase family protein: MSTIHLDAGDALLVIDMQYDFLPGGALGVTGGHEVIAPINHLIELFAAEGLPIVASRDWHPQDHCSFGAQGGPWPPHCIAGSPGAGFAAELALPDDAIVVSKADTAAVDAYSAFGGTDLAARLRARGVERVTVCGLATDYCVLQTASDALEEGFDTLIVPEAMRAVDVAPGDGARALDRMVARGAVPVRLGELGMTALSVA; this comes from the coding sequence ATGAGTACGATTCACCTCGACGCCGGCGACGCCCTGCTCGTGATCGACATGCAATATGACTTCCTGCCGGGCGGTGCGCTCGGCGTGACCGGGGGTCATGAAGTCATCGCCCCGATCAACCACCTGATCGAACTGTTCGCGGCCGAGGGCCTGCCGATCGTCGCCTCGCGCGACTGGCATCCGCAGGACCACTGCTCGTTCGGCGCCCAGGGCGGACCATGGCCGCCGCACTGCATCGCCGGTTCGCCCGGCGCCGGGTTCGCGGCCGAACTGGCGCTGCCGGACGACGCCATCGTCGTCTCGAAGGCCGACACCGCCGCGGTCGATGCCTATTCCGCCTTCGGCGGCACCGACCTGGCCGCCCGGCTGCGCGCGCGCGGGGTGGAACGCGTGACGGTGTGCGGCCTGGCCACCGACTACTGCGTGCTGCAGACGGCGAGCGATGCGCTGGAAGAGGGTTTCGACACCCTGATCGTGCCGGAAGCGATGCGCGCGGTGGACGTCGCGCCGGGCGACGGCGCGCGCGCGCTGGACCGGATGGTGGCGCGCGGCGCGGTGCCGGTGCGGCTGGGCGAGCTCGGCATGACCGCGCTGTCGGTGGCCTAG
- a CDS encoding sensor domain-containing diguanylate cyclase yields the protein MSFRIPFFPKSSLRLRLSAAASALALAVAALAGTLAVELVERDLRGVLGDQQMAMLSGAAAFMDERLDARLRQIEMLGASVPADVRADPTRLQAWLSEHVLGTENDFVNVVAFARNGDLVASTSSMPSAQPLSATGRPYFEETILRGRGIVSAPFKSRLSGAQVVLVTAPVTGPDGAVAFVLAGRIDLQHANFLRQVDTLKPGRDGYLFLMSADGLLIDHPSSERLLQPVGALPGAYPGAARALRGVDGWVVGSDRGGQAIFSYKRLPGTGWVLGSRYPLDEALAPLAGLRREVLALAAALGLLGAGLAWWTVRRQLRPLDRLRRAAAVMRADGHGPGAGGATAGAVAAALGHAAVARADGAGVAPGRSAMAPPDGDAAALAQRGDEIGELADALFSLQAQRARTVARLRVAAGHLPAMLAYVDRAHRYVFVNGAFEQALGIAPGTALGRTVRETLGPVAYARLEPLIEAALRGQAGHTEDAREGDSPRQAIDCVPDIGPGGAVEGFFVLATDIGARRQAEEALAGSERRLRLIADHLPALVCRVDRNHRLDFGNAAFRTWLGLDPAALGGMHLADAIGRPAYDSARVRLKQAFEGQVVRFDMALQAQGRHRILAWTLVPDAQPDAGPGAVDGVVALGYDVTMAREAESELVRMARLDALTGVANRRLFGATLAQALSRGGHRRGGGRRPGPALAIVDLDRFGAINEAWGQDAGDEVLRETARRLDAAVDGAGSIARLGADRFAVLFDDDAGGEAGAAGRGAALAQALGAPFMVAGEALEITAGIAVVLAGGGEAMPGADRLLSAAESALREAKSGGPGRCVVRVCAGAGAAGAAQAPAGAAERAGGR from the coding sequence ATGAGTTTCCGGATACCCTTCTTTCCCAAGTCGTCGTTGCGACTGCGCCTCAGCGCCGCCGCCAGTGCCCTGGCGCTGGCCGTGGCCGCGCTCGCCGGCACGCTGGCGGTCGAACTGGTCGAGCGCGACCTGCGCGGCGTGCTGGGCGACCAGCAGATGGCCATGCTGTCCGGCGCCGCCGCCTTCATGGACGAGCGCCTGGATGCGCGCCTGCGCCAGATCGAGATGCTGGGCGCGTCGGTGCCGGCCGATGTGCGCGCCGACCCCACGCGGCTGCAGGCCTGGCTCAGCGAGCACGTGCTCGGCACCGAAAACGACTTCGTCAACGTGGTCGCGTTCGCCCGCAACGGCGACCTGGTCGCCAGCACCTCGTCGATGCCGAGCGCGCAGCCGCTGTCGGCCACCGGGCGGCCGTATTTCGAGGAAACCATCCTGCGCGGGCGCGGCATCGTGTCGGCGCCGTTCAAGAGCCGCCTGTCGGGCGCCCAGGTGGTGCTGGTCACCGCGCCGGTGACGGGGCCGGACGGTGCGGTCGCCTTCGTGCTGGCCGGGCGCATCGACCTCCAGCACGCAAATTTCCTGCGCCAGGTCGACACCCTCAAGCCGGGCCGCGACGGCTACCTGTTCCTGATGTCGGCCGACGGCCTGCTGATCGACCATCCTTCCAGCGAGCGCCTGCTGCAGCCGGTCGGCGCGCTGCCCGGCGCCTATCCGGGCGCGGCGCGCGCGCTGCGCGGCGTCGACGGCTGGGTGGTCGGCAGCGACCGCGGCGGCCAGGCCATCTTCAGCTACAAACGCCTGCCGGGCACCGGCTGGGTGCTGGGCTCGCGCTATCCGCTCGACGAAGCGCTCGCGCCGCTGGCCGGCCTGCGGCGCGAGGTGCTGGCGCTGGCGGCGGCGCTCGGGCTGCTGGGCGCCGGCCTGGCCTGGTGGACGGTGCGGCGCCAGTTGCGGCCGCTGGACCGCTTGCGTCGCGCCGCCGCCGTCATGCGCGCGGACGGGCACGGACCGGGCGCGGGCGGCGCCACGGCAGGCGCGGTCGCCGCGGCGCTGGGCCATGCCGCCGTGGCGCGTGCGGACGGCGCCGGCGTGGCGCCGGGCCGGTCCGCCATGGCGCCGCCGGACGGCGACGCAGCTGCGCTGGCGCAGCGCGGCGACGAGATCGGCGAGCTGGCGGACGCCCTGTTCAGCCTGCAGGCGCAGCGCGCCCGCACCGTGGCGCGCTTGCGCGTCGCCGCCGGCCATCTGCCCGCCATGCTGGCCTACGTCGACCGCGCGCACCGCTACGTCTTCGTGAACGGCGCCTTCGAACAGGCGCTCGGCATCGCGCCCGGCACGGCGCTCGGCCGGACCGTGCGCGAGACCCTCGGACCGGTCGCCTACGCGCGCCTGGAACCGCTGATCGAGGCGGCGCTGCGCGGCCAGGCCGGCCACACCGAGGATGCGCGCGAAGGCGACAGCCCGCGCCAGGCGATCGACTGCGTGCCCGACATCGGTCCCGGTGGCGCGGTCGAGGGGTTCTTCGTGCTGGCCACCGACATCGGCGCGCGCCGCCAGGCCGAGGAGGCGCTGGCCGGCAGCGAGCGGCGCCTGCGCCTGATCGCCGATCACCTGCCGGCGCTGGTATGCCGCGTCGATCGCAACCATCGCCTCGATTTCGGCAACGCCGCCTTCCGCACCTGGCTCGGCCTGGACCCGGCCGCCCTCGGCGGCATGCACCTGGCCGACGCCATCGGCCGGCCGGCCTACGACAGCGCGCGCGTGCGCCTGAAGCAGGCCTTCGAGGGGCAGGTCGTGCGTTTCGACATGGCGCTGCAGGCGCAGGGCCGGCACCGCATCCTGGCCTGGACCCTGGTGCCCGATGCGCAGCCGGATGCCGGGCCGGGCGCTGTGGACGGCGTGGTTGCGCTGGGATACGACGTGACCATGGCGCGCGAAGCCGAGAGCGAACTGGTGCGCATGGCGCGCCTGGATGCGCTGACCGGCGTGGCCAACCGCCGCCTGTTCGGCGCCACGCTGGCGCAGGCGCTGTCGCGCGGCGGCCATCGGCGCGGCGGCGGACGGCGGCCGGGGCCGGCGCTGGCGATCGTCGACCTCGACCGCTTCGGCGCGATCAACGAGGCCTGGGGGCAAGACGCCGGCGACGAGGTGCTGCGCGAAACCGCGCGCCGCCTGGATGCCGCCGTGGATGGCGCCGGCAGCATCGCCCGCCTCGGCGCCGACCGCTTCGCCGTGCTGTTCGACGACGACGCCGGCGGCGAAGCCGGCGCGGCCGGTCGCGGCGCCGCCCTGGCGCAGGCGCTCGGCGCGCCGTTCATGGTGGCCGGCGAGGCGCTGGAGATCACTGCCGGGATCGCGGTCGTGCTGGCGGGCGGCGGCGAGGCCATGCCCGGCGCCGACCGCCTGCTGAGCGCGGCGGAAAGCGCGCTGCGCGAGGCCAAGTCGGGCGGGCCGGGACGCTGCGTGGTGCGCGTGTGCGCCGGCGCCGGGGCTGCCGGTGCGGCGCAGGCGCCGGCCGGCGCGGCGGAGCGCGCCGGCGGCAGATGA